A stretch of the Arvicanthis niloticus isolate mArvNil1 chromosome 17, mArvNil1.pat.X, whole genome shotgun sequence genome encodes the following:
- the Rpl31 gene encoding large ribosomal subunit protein eL31, translating into MAPAKKGGEKKKGRSAINEVVTREYTINIHKRIHGVGFKKRAPRALKEIRKFAMKEMGTPDVRIDTRLNKAVWAKGIRNVPYRIRVRLSRKRNEDEDSPNKLYTLVTYVPVTTFKNLQTVNVDEN; encoded by the exons ATGGCTCCCGCAAAGAAGGGTGGCGAGAAGAAGAAGGGCCGTTCTGCCATCAACGAGGTGGTGACCCGAGAATACACCATCAACATTCACAAGCGCATCCATGGCGT GGGCTTCAAGAAGCGTGCTCCTCGGGCACTCAAAGAAATTCGGAAGTTTGCCATGAAGGAAATGGGGACTCCAGATGTTCGCATTGACACCAGGCTCAATAAAGCCGTCTGGGCCAAGGGAATAAG GAACGTTCCATATCGAATCCGAGTACGCTTGTCCAGAAAACGTAATGAAGATGAGGACTCACCAAACAAGCTCTATACATTGGTAACTTATGTGCCTGTTACCACATTCAAAA ATCTACAGACGGTCAATGTGGATGAGAACTAA